A region of Triplophysa dalaica isolate WHDGS20190420 chromosome 20, ASM1584641v1, whole genome shotgun sequence DNA encodes the following proteins:
- the guca1b gene encoding guanylyl cyclase-activating protein 2, translated as MGQRLSEDSDDTEIDVAELQEWYKKFVVECPSGTLFMHEFKSFFGVTDNPEAADYIENMFRAFDKNGDNTIDFLEYVAALNLVLRGKLEHKLKWTFKMYDKDGSGCIDKTELKEIVESIYRLKKACHGELDDECNLLTPDQVVDRIFELVDENGDGELSLDEFIDGARRDKWVMKMLQMDVNPGEWINEQRRRSDNF; from the exons TGCAGGAGTGGTATAAAAAGTTTGTGGTAGAATGTCCGAGCGGGACCCTGTTCATGCACGAGTTCAAGAGCTTCTTTGGGGTAACTGATAACCCGGAAGCAGCAGATTACATAGAAAACATGTTCCGTGCATTTGACAAAAATGGG gACAACACTATTGATTTTTTGGAATACGTTGCAGCCTTGAATCTTGTGCTTCGAGGAAAGCTGGAGCACAAATTAAAAtggacttttaaaatgtatgacaaGGATGGTAGTGGCTGCATTGACAAAACCGAGCTAAAGGAGATTGTCGAG TCAATCTATAGACTAAAGAAAGCCTGTCACGGTGAACTTGATGACGAATGCAACCTACTGACCCCAGATCAGGTGGTGGACCGAATATTTGAGCTAGTGGACGAGAATGGAGATG GGGAGTTGTCTCTGGATGAGTTCATTGACGGGGCACGACGTGACAAGTGGGTCATGAAGATGCTGCAGATGGATGTTAACCCTGGAGAGTGGATCAATGAACAACGACGCAGGAGCGACAACTTTTGA